The Aeromonas veronii genome includes the window CTGCGCCTCTACTTCTACGACAAGGGGATGTGGAAGGAGGAGTGGACCCAGCGAGACCTGCTGCCCCATGGGCTGGCGGTGGAGCTGGATCTGGAGGATTACGGCACCATTCGCAGACAGTTCCTCATCGGAGCCGGTGGTCAGAGGGCTGAGAATGGCAACTAAGCGTCGCGCTTCGCCCACTCGCCAGGGGGGCATGGCCCTGCTGGTGGTGCTGCTTATCCTGTCGGTGATGGTGATCATCGCCAGCAACATGAGCGGCCGCTTGCAGCTGGAATTGCGTCGCACCAGCAACCTCACCATCGGCAAGCAGGCCTGGTGGTACGCCATGTCGGCGGAGGCCCTGGTGATCAAGGTGCTCAACCAGGACTTCAAGGACGATCCCGATGTGGTGAACCTGGGGCAGAACTGGGCGCGTGAGGACGGGGTCTTCCCGGTGGATGATGGCACCCTAGCCGGCCGGGTACGGGATCTGCAGTCCTGCTTCAACCTCAACAGCCTGAGTGTGGCGAAGAAAGAGGGTGAAGACGGGGACAACCTGGAGTCTCAGCCCTATGCGGTGAAGGCGTTCCGCGCCCTGCTGGAGGCGCTGGAGGTCGAGGAATATGAGGCGGTGCAGCTGACCGATGCCATCCGGGACTGGACCGACAAGGATACCCAGCTGGTGTCGAGCTACGGGGCCGAAGATGCCTACTACGAGGGGCTCCAGCCCCCTTATCTGGTGGCCAACCAGTGGATGCTGGGCACGGATGAGTTGCGGGCGGTGCGGGGCATGACGGGGGCGCTCTATGCAAGGCTGGCCCCCTATGTCTGCACCCTGCCCAACGACAAGCTGGTGGTGAACATCAACACCATCAAGCCCGAGCGGGCGGCCCTGCTGGTGGGCCTCTATCAGGGCAAGATTGGGCTGGACGATGCCAAGCAGGTGTTGACCAGCCGACCCAAGAAGGGCTGGAAAGAGAAGAAGGCCATGACGGATCAGTTGCCGGTGCAGCCGGGTGCCGTCAGCGGTCTCGACGCTGCCCTGGACATCAAGAGCAGCTACTTC containing:
- the exeK gene encoding GspK family T2SS minor pseudopilin variant ExeK, which translates into the protein MATKRRASPTRQGGMALLVVLLILSVMVIIASNMSGRLQLELRRTSNLTIGKQAWWYAMSAEALVIKVLNQDFKDDPDVVNLGQNWAREDGVFPVDDGTLAGRVRDLQSCFNLNSLSVAKKEGEDGDNLESQPYAVKAFRALLEALEVEEYEAVQLTDAIRDWTDKDTQLVSSYGAEDAYYEGLQPPYLVANQWMLGTDELRAVRGMTGALYARLAPYVCTLPNDKLVVNINTIKPERAALLVGLYQGKIGLDDAKQVLTSRPKKGWKEKKAMTDQLPVQPGAVSGLDAALDIKSSYFEASLLAEVGDARARLKTVFQRGKDNKLVMLRRLSDGAE